In Lathyrus oleraceus cultivar Zhongwan6 chromosome 2, CAAS_Psat_ZW6_1.0, whole genome shotgun sequence, the DNA window aaggaaaacacggagaactgagttgtgttatccaccaatacatcaatgtgaggtaatgggaaatcatctttgggactaactctgtttaagtctcggtagtctacgcacatgcggacttttccatctttcttccGCACCGatacaatgttggcaacccattgtgggtattTAGCGACTTCCAGGAAACCAACGTCAAAATGCTTTCTaacctcttctctgatcttgagagccatatcaggtcgagttcttcttagcttttgtttgacagcggggtattcttctttaaggggaagcttgtgggtcACGATATCAGTGTCTAATCcaggcatgtcttggtatgaccaagcaaacacgttgtcatattcgtggaggagctctatcaaTCTTGTCTTCCCTGTATCTTGAAGTGCGGCGCCTACCCTTAtttctctcttatcttcttctgttCCCGAATTGATAACTTCAACGTCTTCTTGGTGTGGTTGGATGACCTTCTCTTCTTGCCTGAGTAGTCTGGCCAACTCTTTAGGGAGCTcgcaatcttcccccacttcgtcttcagcttggtagattggacaatcaaagtCATATTGGGCTGTAGCAGTGTCGTTATCAACAGTCTCGGTGGTGTTTCggcatgttatgatttatgcagtttatttagaaagtgcgtgcataaaaattaattgccatttttgtaaatagataaaaacgaaaggaaaggaacaaaaatttgGATACAAATTgtcatttcattaatgataaaaactcttgaaaaagataaaggaggccctacaacatgccACTGTGCCCTGGGCAAAGCATAGGGTTTTGTctaaaatgataaaattacttttgaaattTTTGGGGAACTTCCACAGCCTTCCAATTTGTCAGTTCTTCATTAGGTGCGGCTTAACGCATCCAGCTAGACACTCCCTCTTCGCGATCTTCTTCGTTGGTCATTGCCACCTGCTTGCCAAAGATGTGGCCAGCGCTGGTGAACGTTTTCTCTACAAAAGGAATCTTCTCTTTGTCAAATTGGTTACCAGCTTTGTATGATGATGGGTCATATCCCAGGCCGAACTTGTCTCGTTTCTCTTTCACTTCCACCATTTTGCCCCAGTCTTGAGCATCTTCACTTTCCATAACAGCCTTAGCTCCTTGCCACGAGGCCATGGATGGTCCTGATTTCGAGACCTCCAAGGTCTGTTGGATGGCCATCATGTTTACCGCTTCCAAGGATTGGAATGATGTCTCAGTGATTTCACCATCCACCTTGATATATCAGAAAGAGGTCAAGTGActaaccaagatatcttcttctcctccaaccacaatcatcttgtcatttgtaatgaattttagtttttgatgcagagtggaggtgatagcacctgcggagtgaatccagggtctcccAAGTAGGCAACTGTAACCGGGATGtatgtccatgacctggaatgtgatattgaaaatggttggacctatcttggttggtaagtcaacctctcctatcactgctcGCCATGAGCCATAAAATGCCTTTACGATTAGGGTGCTGGGTTTCATACTTATCCCTTCTATTGGCAGTTTTATCAAAGTTGTCTTCGGCATGACATTCAAGGAGGAACATGTGTCTACCAACACCCTCGACAGTATATTATCTATGCATTTCAAGGAGATATGGAGAGTCTTATTATGGTTCTTTCCCTCAATCGGCAGTTTGTCCtcattaaaacccaagaaattcccagtagtcacacaagctatcacgtcttcaaactgttctattgttatGTCCTTTGTGATATGAGCGACGCTCAATACCTTCAACGGCGAATTCATGTGTGCTTCTGAGTTGAGTAGTAGAgataacatggaaattttggaaggtgtttggtttagctagtccaccaccttataatcgctcttcttgattattctCAAAAACTCCTCAGCCTCCTCACGAGTGACAACAACTTTAGGAGACAGGTGCATGTCTTGCATTCCTTGTTTAGGGATGGGGATCTGGACAACAACCTCCTTCCCTTTAGCTCTTTTAGAAGTATCAACATTTCTTGGTGTGAACACTCGACCACTACGCGTCATTCCTGCTGGCCCCATAATTGAAGTGACATTTGGTTCGTTGATCATTAAAGGTTGATCTTCCTCcccctgcttaaaagctctgggccGATATATCCATGGGAATGCCTTTTCATCTTTATATTCGAACGGTGCTGGGAACTCTATCACCAACGGGCTTATAGGTATTTCTACTTTAACCTCATCATAGGGGATATCTACCAAGGCTATCTCTTCCTGGCGCTTGCTCTTGACACGGTAATTTATCTGTAACTCGCCTCGATCcagcatttgttgtataaaactCCTCAACTCTTCATTGTTCTCTTCCTCAATCAGCTCCTCCGGGATCATACCACTTTTCAGCAATTGTGTTCCTATCAtggtgataggggtttgaatctcttcaaccttacgGATCAATTTGCCTTGATCACTCTCTTCAATGGCACTGACGGAAGCATCCTTATGCGTTGGCATAGGGTTGGTGTTCACGTCCGGGCGTCTCGGAGTGAATGAAACGACTTTCGCTTTGATCAAGTCTTGTACCCGATTCTGAAATGCAAAACAATTCTCCAAGGTATGaccaggtgctcccatgtgaaaCTCACAATGGGCGTTAGCGTCGTATCCGGGTGGATATGGAAAAACAATTGGTTTTAACTCCCTCAATGTTAGAAGGCCTTCCTTCTGCAGATATGGGAATATCTGACTATAAGGTACTGGTAGGGGATCAAGTTGCcttcttggaggtcttggcttgaattgtcttggtggtgcggtattttgctgatgatgatgctgatgatgttgtggttgatacgtttgttgttgttgcattggCTGTTGATAAGGTATGGGTACCACGGTGGCGACTTGGCCATATGAAGCTTGTTGCTTCCCTTTATAGTTTCTGGATATGGCGtttgtttcaccttctcttttcttcGGGAAGCCTCCAGAATACTTCTTTGGTGCGCTAGGTGTTGTCACTGCTCCTGGAATCTTTCCTTCCCTCAACCCCTTCTCTATGCGGTATCCAATTGTGACTAGATATGCGAAGTCAGATGCTTCACTGCTCACTAATCGatcaaagaatgggtccttcaaggtgtccacaaatatcccggtcatttccttctcagacaatggtggctctacctgagcagtcaactctctccaccgctgggcgtattccttgaatgactcacTCTCCTTCATAGCCATCCCTTGTAACTGCATTCTgtcgggtgccatatctaagttaTATTTGTACTGACGGAGAAATGCGTCAACCAAATCCTCCCAACTTTGAATCCGCCCCTGttctaagctcatgtaccatctcagagatgctccactcagactgtcttggaaacagtgtaCAAGTAGTTTGTCGTTTTCGGTATGAGCAGCCATTTTCCTGAAGTACATTACCAGGTGGCTGCTTGGACAAATttgtcctttgtatttctcgaaatcaggagttttaaatttagacgggatgactaaattcgataccaaaggcatgttcatggcagaagcACCGAAGATATTATTTCCTTCTATGGCTTTGATCTTCTTTTCCAGGGCACAAAGCCTATCTACAGCAGAATCTGGAAGTATCTTAGGTTTTGGTTGATCAGGCATATAGAATGCATCATACTGGTCATCTCCAATTtcggatccatgatgagtagacgTATCAGAAGATTCTGTACGATCTCCATCTCCTATGCCTCCTACCGGTATCTAAACCAATCTCTTCTTGGTGGGGACGTATCCTTCGTCTTGGGGATTCAGACCTGGCGTGCTATCATTCCTTTTTTCCCTAGCTTCTTCCTCCTCAATCCTCTCTCTTTGAGCAATCGCGAGCATTTTCTCCAACAGCTAATCCATCTTCTCCTGTATCGTATTGATGTCTGTCCTCATGGTAACCTGATTGGCCTCAACTTGCTCTAATGTCATCTTGTATTTGCTTCGCGTCTCGTATCAGTGTTGATTAGTCAGTGTGGCTGGATAAAGgggtaaaaaggttgggtaagtttttttttttttttcatgaAGCGTGATGCATAATGAAAATGCGgatgttatgcatattttattttcagggaatcaTTCGAGTTTCATTAGTGGTTAGTAATTCGAAGAAACAAGAAATACTTGGAATAGCAATAATGAAGTAATTTTTAAACGTCACTCATTCAAGTACATAACATAGGGGTCCAAAGAAGGTCATAGTTCAAAAGTACATTTAAAGGAACAAAATACAAGACATAAGAAAATTAAACAGCTGGCCTTCTGGCCTGAAGCTCTTCTAGTTCCTCATTGAATCTCTATAGCAACCCTTTACAGAGCAGAATGAAACTGATTATGGCTGGAGGAGTGCTATCTTCTTTCAACTCTTCGACTGCGTCTTTCAACTTCCCTGATAATTCTTTAGCCGCCCAATTACAGAATCCTACTAACCCATCGAGTTTTACACGAAACTTATCCCTATCTCCTTGTAATAAGtctatggtcttcttaaaggattcataatccTCAATCACATAGTCTCTCTCTTTCAACCATATGGAGTTGTCTTGGCGTAATGACTATAACTGGTTCTTCCAATAGCTGACAGACTCCCTTGCATCTCTTACTTCTCGACACTTCTCCTCCCATATCATGGGTGACACCCTAGAAGCTTCAGTGGCTATATTCTTGAGTCGGCGTTCCTGATCTACTTTAGCCTTTGCATGATGAACAAAATTGGTGAGCTCCtttatctgagccccaagtgtatcCCTTATTGTTTTGTTTTCCTTCGTGGCTAGATGCCACTAACGctcattgtcttgacattctttctgaGCTTGTCGTAGTTGACCCTTAAGGGTATCCAAACAATGATCAACTTGTTCTAATCCCACCTTGATCTTTTTCCTCTTATGCTCTTCCTTGTTGAACTTTTCCACATGTGCTTAAAGTTGTGCCTCTTTTCTCTCGAGCTCCCACTTCATATTGTTTTTCTCATTGATGGTTTGTTGGAGTTTTATCTACAGCTCTTCATTCTATTTTTCTAGCTTTGCCATGGTGGTCTTGAGTTCCTCAATTTCTTCAATAGGGACATGGGTGACCTTAGGTTCGGGAAGAGGTATAGGTGTCCGAATGACAAATGGCATTTTAATCATCTGcaccctttcctttacccactgaaaatatggttcttttgtaatcccatttgCTCTTCCTAACTCAGCTTTCCCTCTTCGATTGACATTTTTCCAAGCTTCTTTGATTCGCTGGAATAAGCTAGGATTCTCAACCCCAAAGTCAAGTaacaagaaagcttccaaagaATTTGCCTCTGGAGGGCCTTCCAATGGGTAGCCAAGTTGTCTGAGTGATAGAACTGGACTAACATTCACGCATCCTTGAGTTCCAATAAGCGGTAGATTTGGGAAATCTCCAcaactgaatatgatatccatGTTGATGTATTCTTTAGAGTACCAAGAGATATCTTCAGATCGGAGTGATCCCAATCTCTGAGGCCAACTAACATCTGTCTGTTCAACCCAAGCACCTGTCTTCGGAAGATGTTCTAGAAACCACTGATACAATAAAGGAGCACAATAAGTAATCAATTCCTTCTTCTTAGTATACCTATGACTTATGTAATAATAGACATCGGCTAACAAAGTGGGTACTGGGTTCCCAGTAAGGAAAACACAAATGGCAGTCATGTCTACGAAACTATCCATATTCGGGAACGGGACGACGTCATAGATGGCCAATGCAATAGTAGAGTAACAAGCATCCCAACTTTCTTCCTTCAATAGGGTATGAGCTCTTTCCAAAATAAAACTTAGTGAAAATCCTTCGGTATTCCCTTTGGTCTCTAAGTTAGCCTCTGCTTCCTTTTCATCCATGTGAAGCGCACTAGCAATGACCTCAAGGGGAAAAGATTCATCTATCCCTTCAAATAGTGGCTTGTTCTTCATAGGAATCCTAACAAGACGCTTGAATTCTTCCAACATTGGTGCTAGCtggaagtcttggaatgtgaagcatcttaaaggtagGTCATAGAATTGGGCTAAAGTGATTAAGGTTGTATGGTCCACTTGTTGATTGAGGATGCTGAGCAGATTGCCATAATTCTTTCCAAAGTTGATTCTGTATACTGGGTGCATCTGAGAGACCAAGTCACGTAAGCTCCTTAGATCGGGATCTTTGAACTTGAAGGAGTAAATACTTCTTTTGCTTGATTTCATGTttcttgaattcctgcaactcatgatactcagattccttggaaataaaatagTATGAATGTTATGCTATGAATGATATTATGCGTGCCACATGTAGGTTAATATACAGGTCGTGAGAGCGGGTATTCTTGGTTACTAAACAAAACCCTTTTGGGAGGATGCTAAAGTTAaaaggttcccaaagtcatcaatcaATATTTAGGAAAGTTATTGTCATGATGAAAACTCATCTGCAAATAACATCCCCAAACAAAGTCTCGTTTGAGTGAGGCCTTCGTATGGTCCCAAAGAGGAAAACTCCTAGTGGGtccatactacacaactctcgagtccagggttctaataaggttcttagagtcatagatcgaggttgggaataccattgtaaggtagtaatacgccaaagggatctcatctgattggggctttcgtattaacccaataagtctgggacttttcaggtagatactacataaccaccggatataatgggttaaaaggtccctagagtcattgatccaacttgagaatactatcgtcgtgacgaaaactcgtcgggcaataacatttcaagagaatctcctctaggcggggtcttcgtttcttcccaacaaggaaAACTCCTTGTGGGCtcccactacgcaaccaccaacttaatcttatggttttcctcagactcgggtggagagcctatctcacgAAGTATCACCAACCAGAGAACCCCTAATAAGATatagtcaataaatcacaatataataattatgacagaataataatagcagaataaaaaataacagataaacaaacaagattaacacacaatacagaaactgaactaaattaggcttcactctcttttgcttggagctagtccccagcagattcgccatctgtcgcatcttgaaaaataggattcctcgcgatggtcgcggaaaaaattacgtttgaacagagtcgccaccgaactttatttatcccaatgaaggaataggaaaatatcgataaaacctttagagaatggaataatggtcgtcgcaaccatattcgcattcgggagtggattacgtaaggggaaggtattagcaccccttacgtccgttgtactcaacaggaaccttttagttctaatgtgcgtttAGAGTgttaattgtttgtttgtttatctctgggttataaaatattgagaatagaaatggatgagaacctcaaAAAGGGGAAAGGGAAggttttttttattagtgtgctcgcgaagatacaacaatctcctgcctacgtatccttatggtgtaataaggaa includes these proteins:
- the LOC127122954 gene encoding uncharacterized protein LOC127122954 translates to MLEEFKRLVRIPMKNKPLFEGIDESFPLEVIASALHMDEKEAEANLETKGNTEGFSLSFILERAHTLLKEESWDACYSTIALAIYDVVPFPNMDSFVDMTAICVFLTGNPVPTLLADVYYYISHRYTKKKELITYCAPLLYQWFLEHLPKTGAWVEQTDVSWPQRLGSLRSEDISWYSKEYINMDIIFSCGDFPNLPLIGTQGCVNVSPVLSLRQLGYPLEGPPEANSLEAFLLLDFGVENPSLFQRIKEAWKNVNRRGKAELGRANGITKEPYFQWVKERVQMIKMPFVIRTPIPLPEPKVTHVPIEEIEELKTTMAKLEK